From a single Collimonas pratensis genomic region:
- the ahpF gene encoding alkyl hydroperoxide reductase subunit F, producing the protein MLDANLKTQLKSYLEKIVQPIEIVASLDNGDKSHELQALLQEIAALSERITLIERSDDNERKPSFSINRPGVDTGIRFAAIPMGHEFTSLVLALLQVGGHPVKLDDAVIEQIRNLDGDYVFETYISLSCQNCPEVVQALNVMALINPRIRQSTIDGALFQDEVEKREIMAVPTTYLNGEVFGQGRTSVEEILAKLDTGAGARKAVELSAKAPYDVLIVGGGPAGAAAAIYAARKGIRTGVVSERFGGQVLDTLAIENFVSVKETEGPKFATALEQHVKSYEVDIMNVQLASELVPGKLIEIKLANGGSLKSKTVVLATGARWREINVPGEREYRNHGVAYCPHCDGPLFKGKRVAVIGGGNSGVEAAIDLAGLVSHVTLIEFGDELRADAVLQRKLHSLKNVTVITSAQTTEITGDSKKVNGLVYKDRKTAAVHTVELEGVFVQIGLVPNTEWLKGTIALSRHGEIEVDAKGQTSIPGVFAAGDVTTVPFKQIVIAVGEGAKASLSAFDHLIRSSVSDEEDSVAEAETAAA; encoded by the coding sequence ATGCTGGATGCAAATCTCAAAACCCAATTGAAAAGCTATTTGGAAAAAATCGTGCAGCCGATTGAGATCGTTGCGTCGCTGGACAACGGTGACAAATCGCATGAACTGCAAGCGCTGCTGCAGGAAATCGCGGCGCTGTCGGAACGCATCACGCTGATCGAGCGCAGCGACGACAACGAACGCAAACCCTCGTTCTCCATCAACCGCCCGGGTGTCGATACCGGCATCCGCTTTGCCGCGATTCCGATGGGCCACGAATTCACTTCGCTGGTGCTGGCCTTGCTGCAAGTCGGCGGCCATCCGGTGAAACTGGACGACGCCGTGATCGAGCAGATCCGCAACCTGGACGGCGATTACGTATTCGAAACCTATATCTCCCTGTCTTGCCAGAACTGCCCTGAAGTCGTGCAGGCCTTGAACGTGATGGCGCTGATCAATCCGCGCATCCGCCAGTCCACCATCGATGGCGCACTGTTCCAGGACGAAGTGGAAAAACGCGAAATCATGGCCGTGCCAACCACTTACCTGAACGGTGAAGTATTCGGCCAGGGCCGCACCAGCGTCGAAGAAATCCTCGCCAAGCTGGATACCGGCGCCGGCGCCCGCAAGGCAGTCGAACTGAGCGCTAAGGCGCCTTACGACGTACTGATCGTCGGCGGCGGGCCTGCCGGCGCGGCCGCGGCGATTTATGCTGCGCGCAAAGGCATCCGCACCGGCGTGGTGTCGGAACGTTTCGGCGGCCAGGTGCTGGATACGCTGGCGATCGAAAACTTCGTGTCCGTCAAGGAAACCGAAGGACCGAAATTCGCCACCGCGCTGGAACAACACGTCAAGAGCTATGAAGTCGACATCATGAATGTACAACTTGCCTCCGAGCTGGTGCCAGGCAAGCTGATCGAAATCAAGCTGGCCAACGGCGGTTCGCTCAAGAGCAAGACCGTAGTGCTGGCCACCGGCGCCCGCTGGCGCGAAATCAACGTGCCGGGCGAACGCGAATACCGTAACCACGGCGTCGCCTACTGCCCGCACTGCGACGGCCCGCTATTCAAGGGCAAGCGCGTGGCGGTGATCGGCGGCGGCAATTCCGGCGTGGAAGCAGCAATCGACCTGGCCGGCCTGGTGTCGCATGTGACGCTGATCGAATTCGGCGATGAGTTACGCGCCGATGCGGTGCTGCAACGCAAGCTGCACAGCCTGAAAAACGTTACCGTGATCACTTCGGCGCAAACTACCGAAATCACCGGCGACAGCAAGAAGGTCAACGGCCTGGTCTACAAGGACCGCAAGACCGCGGCCGTGCATACGGTCGAACTGGAAGGCGTGTTCGTGCAGATCGGCCTGGTGCCGAACACCGAATGGCTGAAGGGCACGATTGCCCTGTCGCGCCATGGCGAAATCGAAGTCGACGCCAAAGGCCAGACCTCGATCCCCGGCGTGTTCGCCGCCGGCGACGTCACCACCGTGCCGTTCAAGCAGATCGTGATCGCGGTGGGCGAGGGCGCCAAGGCCTCGCTGAGCGCATTCGATCACCTGATCCGCAGTTCGGTGTCGGATGAAGAAGATAGCGTGGCAGAAGCCGAGACTGCAGCCGCCTGA
- the ahpC gene encoding alkyl hydroperoxide reductase subunit C — MSLINTHIKPFSATAFHNGKFVPVTQETLKGKWSVFVFYPADFTFVCPTELEDLANTYAEFQKLGVEIYGISTDTHFAHKAWHDTSDAIKKVQYPLIGDPTTALSRNFEVLIEEEGLALRGTFLINPQGLIKLYEIHDNGIGRDASELLRKVKAAQYVASHPGEVCPAKWKEGEATLTPSLDLVGKI; from the coding sequence ATGTCTTTGATCAATACCCACATTAAGCCATTCTCCGCAACTGCGTTCCATAACGGCAAGTTCGTGCCGGTTACCCAGGAAACCCTGAAGGGGAAGTGGTCGGTATTCGTTTTCTACCCAGCTGACTTCACTTTCGTCTGCCCGACAGAACTGGAAGACCTGGCCAACACCTACGCTGAATTCCAGAAGCTGGGCGTGGAAATCTACGGTATCTCGACCGATACCCATTTCGCTCACAAAGCCTGGCACGACACTTCGGACGCAATCAAGAAAGTCCAATACCCGCTGATCGGCGACCCAACTACTGCGCTGTCGCGCAACTTTGAAGTGCTGATTGAAGAAGAAGGCCTGGCGCTGCGCGGCACTTTCCTGATCAATCCGCAAGGCCTGATCAAGCTGTACGAAATTCACGACAACGGCATCGGCCGCGACGCTTCCGAACTGCTGCGCAAAGTTAAAGCAGCACAATACGTGGCATCGCACCCAGGTGAAGTTTGCCCAGCCAAGTGGAAAGAAGGCGAAGCAACCCTGACACCATCGCTGGACCTGGTCGGCAAGATCTAA